Proteins encoded by one window of Antechinus flavipes isolate AdamAnt ecotype Samford, QLD, Australia chromosome 4, AdamAnt_v2, whole genome shotgun sequence:
- the LOC127560046 gene encoding nucleoside diphosphate kinase B, which yields MANTERTFIAIKPDGVQRGLVGDIIKRFEQKGFRLVGMKFLRASEEHLKQHYADLKDRPFFPGLVKYMNSGPVVAMVWEGLNVVKTGRVMLGETNPADSKPGTIRGDFCIQVGRNIIHGSDSVKSAEKEISLWFKPEELVDYKSCAHDWVYE from the exons ATGGCCAACACCGAGCGCACCTTCATTGCCATCAAGCCCGACGGCGTCCAGCGGGGCCTGGTCGGGGACATCATCAAACGTTTTGAGCAGAAGGGTTTCCGCCTCGTTGGCATGAAATTCTTGAGG GCTTCAGAGGAACATCTGAAACAGCACTATGCTGACCTGAAGGACAGGCCATTTTTCCCTGGACTTGTGAAATACATGAATTCTGGGCCTGTTGTAGCCATG GTCTGGGAGGGCTTGAATGTGGTGAAGACAGGCAGAGTGATGCTGGGGGAGACTAACCCAGCTGATTCCAAGCCAGGCACTATTCGTGGGGATTTCTGCATTCAGGTTGGCAG gaACATCATTCATGGCAGTGATTCTGTAAAAAGTGCTGAGAAGGAGATCAGCCTGTGGTTTAAGCCTGAAGAGCTGGTTGACTATAAGTCTTGTGCTCATGACTGGGTCTATgaataa
- the LOC127560047 gene encoding nucleoside diphosphate kinase A 1 isoform X1, protein MANSERTFIAIKPDGVQRGLVGKIVKRFEQKGFRLVGLKFMQASEDLLREHYIDLKDRPFYGGLVKYMHSGPVVAMVWEGLNVVKTGRMMLGETNPADSKPGTIRGDFCIQVGRNIIHGSDSVESAEKEIGLWFHPDELVNYKSCTQQWIYE, encoded by the exons ATGGCTAACAGCGAACGTACCTTTATTGCCATCAAGCCAGATGGGGTCCAGAGGGGCCTGGTTGGAAAGATTGTTAAGCGCTTCGAACAGAAAGGATTCCGTCTTGTTGGCTTAAAATTCATGCAA GCTTCTGAAGACCTTCTCAGAGAGCACTACATTGATCTAAAGGATCGCCCTTTCTATGGAGGCTTGGTGAAGTACATGCATTCTGGGCCTGTGGTAGCCATG GTCTGGGAGGGGCTGAATGTGGTGAAGACAGGTCGTATGATGCTAGGAGAGACCAACCCAGCGGATTCCAAACCAGGGACTATCCGTGGGGACTTCTGTATTCAAGTTGGCAG gaatattattCATGGCAGTGATTCAGTGGAGAGTGCTGAGAAGGAGATTGGCTTGTGGTTTCATCCTGATGAATTGGTTAATTACAAGAGCTGTACTCAGCAGTGGATCTATGAATGA
- the LOC127560047 gene encoding nucleoside diphosphate kinase A 1 isoform X2, whose protein sequence is MTHSSPKHGRRNKELVESTMQASEDLLREHYIDLKDRPFYGGLVKYMHSGPVVAMVWEGLNVVKTGRMMLGETNPADSKPGTIRGDFCIQVGRNIIHGSDSVESAEKEIGLWFHPDELVNYKSCTQQWIYE, encoded by the exons ATGACTCATTCATCCCCAAAACATGGAAGGAGAAACAAGGAGCTTGTAGAATCTACAATGCAG GCTTCTGAAGACCTTCTCAGAGAGCACTACATTGATCTAAAGGATCGCCCTTTCTATGGAGGCTTGGTGAAGTACATGCATTCTGGGCCTGTGGTAGCCATG GTCTGGGAGGGGCTGAATGTGGTGAAGACAGGTCGTATGATGCTAGGAGAGACCAACCCAGCGGATTCCAAACCAGGGACTATCCGTGGGGACTTCTGTATTCAAGTTGGCAG gaatattattCATGGCAGTGATTCAGTGGAGAGTGCTGAGAAGGAGATTGGCTTGTGGTTTCATCCTGATGAATTGGTTAATTACAAGAGCTGTACTCAGCAGTGGATCTATGAATGA